GGCGACGACACCGGTGGACGGGTCTTCGAACTCCAGGCCGGCGACAGCCTCTACGCGGGCGACATCACCGTCGACGGGAAGCACGACACCCCAAGCAAGGGCCCGATGCTCGTCGGCCTCCAGTCGGGCGGCGGCGAGGGCCTCGTCGAGAACGTCGACCTCTCCGATGGCGGCGAGGAAGTCTCGGGTGGACGCGGCGGGACGGGCCTACTCGTGAGCAACTACCACGAGGGGACCGTCACCCTGCGGAACATCGAGGTCGGGCCGTTCCCCGACAACGGCATCTACTGTTCACAGGGCGACAGCAGCGCCGACGGGACCGTCCACGTCGAGGGCGGGCGCGTCGAGAACGCCAACGTCGCCGGCGTCCGCCTCGGCGGCGACGGGAGTTCGATCGAGGGGACGACGTTCGTCTACGACGAGGACATCGACGGCTTCGGCGGACAGCGCCCGATTCGGCTGGACGGCGGCTCCGGCCTCGAGGTCAGCGACGTGACCATCGAGATGAGCATCGACCAGACCGAGGCGATCCGCGTGATGAGCGGCGTCGAGTCGGCGAGCATCCACGACGTGGAGATGGACCTCTCGAGTGCGGTGCGCGACGGGGTGTCGATCACGGGCGGGGCGGGCTCGGTCGAGACCGACGATCTGAGCGTCAGCGGGAACGGCCGTTACCCGGTCTTCGAGTACTAAGGCGACCGGCGGTTTCGAGAGCGGGTTCGATCTCTCGTCCCGAGTCGAATCACGGCGACCGGACCGGTAAAACGGTTCAGTCGTAGAGCAATACTTCGAGGTCCTCGCTCTCCTCCATGTCGAAGACCATCGCCAGCAGCATGAACAGCCAGCCGAGAACGAACAGGACGAGCGACGTGCCTCGGGAGGTGCCCTCGCGGTCGAGCGCGGACTTCAGCCCGGACACCAGTCCGACGCCGGCGGTGGCCGCGCCGACGTAGTAGAACAGCGCGAGCGGGTGGAAGTCCCGGATGAGGTACTTCACGCGGAGCCGCCAGAGGAAGTCCTTGAGGAGCAGCCCCGAGACCTTCGGGATGTAGGTCTTGTAGTCGATGTCGCTCTCCTCGTCCTTGTAGACCGCACGCCGTTTCACGTCCGCGACGCGCATGTTCTTCGCGTTCAGGCGGACGAGCAGGTCGTTGCAGTAGCCGTAGTCCTCGTACATCTCCTCGATTCCCACCTTCTCGAGCGCCTCGTAGGAGATCGCGGTCGAGCCGTTCTGGGGGTCCATGATCTTCCAGTAGCCGCTCGCGATCTTCGTGATCAGCGTCAGGGTGAAGTTGCCGACCTGCCGGAACAGCGGCATGTCGCGGCGTTCGGCACCCAGAAGCCGGTTGCCCTTCGAGTACTCGGCTTTCCCCTCGGCGACGGGCCTGACGATCCGCTCGACGATGTCGGGTTCGGTCTGGCCGTCGCCCGCGATGACGGTCGTGACCTCCATCTCGTCGTCGAGCGCGTGGAGGTAGCCGGTCTTGATCGCGCCGCCGACGCCCTTGTTCTCGGCGTGGCGGATGGGGACCACGCGATCGAGCGTGGTCTCGCCCTCCTCGTTTACGGCCTCGGCCTTGCGCTGGATCTCGCCCCACGTGTCGTCGGTCGAACGGTCGTCGATCACGTAGGCGCGGTCGATGAACTCGGGGAGGGTTTCGAGGACCTCGCCGATGAACGGCTCCTCGTTGTACGCCGGGATGACGGCGGCGATCGTCTTGTCGTTATACATGGATATGCAGGTGCTCTGTCGGAAGCGCCCCGACCACGGCTCTTTGTTATGGAGGGGCTATCGCCCTCGCGGCCCGCGACCCGGTCTGCCCGCGGCCGGCGCGCTCGCTTCGACAGGCGGCGTTAGCGTCGGGATAATAAAATACCTCCCGAAAGCATCCCCGAGTAGAGATCGTGAGACTCAGTTCAACCGAGATCGCTGCGTTCGTCGACGGCGATCACGTCGGGCCCGAACGGACGGTAACGGGCGTCGACGCCCTCGACGCCGCCGGCCCCGAGGAGTTCGCCTTCTGTATCTACGACGATCCGACCTACGTCCGCGAATCCGACGCGGGCGTGATCGTCTGTCCGCCGGGGATCAAACCGATCGAGGGGAGAACCCTCGTGTTCGCGCCGGATCCGAAACTCGCGTTCGTGAGGGTCGCAAACGAGTTCTTCGCGAATCGACCGACCGAGACGCGGGTGCATCCGACGGCGACCGTCGACGACGGGGCGACCATCGGCGATCGGGTCGTGATCGGCCCGCACGTCCACGTCGCCGACTGCGTCGAGGTCGGCGACGGCTGTACGATTCGCGGGGGTGCGGTCCTCGGGAGCGACGGGTTCGGGTTCGCGCGCGAGGCGTCGGGTCGGTTACACCGGCAGATACATCAGGGCCGCGTGGTAATCGAAGCCGACGTGGAAATCGGCCCGAACGCCTCGATCGACCGGGCCGTCTTCGACGAGACGGTCGTCGAACGCGGCGCGAAGATAAGCGGGCAGGTCCACCTCGCCCACCAGGTTCGGATCGGGCGGGACACGACCGTCGCTTACGGGTCGGGCTTCGCCGGCGGCGCGACCGTCGGCGAGCGCGTGACGGTCCACCCGCACGTCTCGGTCGCGACCGACGTCGCGATCGGTGACGACGCCGAAATCGGCATGAACGCGGGCGTCCTCTCGGACGTCCCCGCCGGGACGACCGTCGTCGGGACGCCCGCACGCCCCATCACAGAGCAATGACCACACACAGCCCATCCGATCAGTCCCTCGCAGGCCCGGTCGAGTTCACCTACGACTGGTACGAACGGTTTCTCGCCGAACTGCTCGACGCGGGATACACCCCCGCCGGCTACGACGACTCGCTCGCGTCGGGCGGGATGATCGTCCGTCACGACATCGACTTCTCGCCGCGAAAGGCCCTCCGGATGGGGGAGATCGAGGCCGACCTCGGGGTCGAGGCGACCTACTTCGTCCTGCTCACCTGCCCGCTGTACAACGTCTTCTACAAGCCAGTCCGGACGGTCCTGCAGGAACTCCAGTCGATGGGCCACACCGTCGGCGTCCACTTCAGCACCCACCAGTACTGGAACGGAGAGGCGGCCGCGAACGTAGTGACGGAACGGGTGCTCGCCGAACGGGAAGCGCTTTCGAGCGCGGTCGGCGACGTCAGCGAGGCGGTCTCGTTTCACCGGCCCGACGAGTGGCTCTTTCGACGCTCGTTCGAGGGCTTCATCAGCACCTACGAGGAGCGCTTTTTCACGGATATCGCCTACCTCGGGGACTCGAACCAGCGCTGGCGCGACCAGCACCCGCTCGCCGACGACCGGCCCGAGAAACTGCAGATCCTCACCCATCCCGGCCTCTGGGGCGCCGAGGACGCCGACTTCGAGACACGACTCGCCGGGGAACTCGACCGGGAACTCGACCGGACGCGACGGTTTATGCACGAGCAGCTCGTTGATAAGAAGTATAACGTAGACGAGTTTCAGTACGAAACGAACGAATGAAACGACCGCTCCGCACCGGACGAACGCGAGGTGAGCGCCGTGGCAGGTAGCCCCGGCGGGGTCTACGGATGGCTCTCGACGCAGCGTTTCGACGTGATCGGCGCGATCCTCGCGCTCGTCCTCGCCGTCGCACTGCTCCCGCTGCGATTGCTGGCGTCGAACTTCTACATCGTCGCGATCCCCGTCACGATGGCGGTCGCCTCGGCGCTGTACCTGCTCGCGGTGCGGACGAGCAACACCGAGGGGTTGCCGGCGTTCCCGGTCTGGGCCGGGCGACTGCTCCCCAGCCTGACGCTGCTCGGGACGGCCCTGTTGATCGTCCTCGGGCTCTACCAGGGCGGGCGAACGCCCGCGTTTTACACCCTCGCAACGGTGGTCGGGGCCGCCATCTTCCTCCAGATATTCTTCACGCGCGAGCGTGACTTCGTCCCGCCGTTGGTCCTGTTCGAGATCCTCGCGTTCGCCTTCACGATCCGGTACGTGGCGTTGCTGACGACGCCGGGGTATATCGGGATCGACGTCTGGACGCACGTCCCCTCGTGGTCGGCGGCGATCGCCGAGACCGGCTCGCTCGACTTCCTCGAGGGCAACAAGTACTACGCCTCGCCGCTGTTCCACCTCTCGGTCGTCGCGACGAGCCTGCTCGCGGACGTCTCGGTTCGCAACGGGCTGTTCCTCTCGGTCGGCTTCGGGATGGCCTTCTCGGCGGTCTTCCTCTACATCGCGACCCGCCTGTTCGTCTCCGCGCGGTGGAGCCTGTTCGCGGTCGCGGTCTACGCGATGTCGGCCCACACCGTCGAGTGGTCGATCCACCTCATCCCGACGGGGTTGGGGCTGGTCTTCTTCCTCGGGGTGTTCTACCTGCTCGTGCGGGTGCTCGACGTCACCCCGGGGAGCCGCGAGTTCGTCCTGATCGTCCTCCTCAGCATAGCGACCATCCTCACCCACCAGATCTCCGCGTTCATCATGCTCGTCCTGACGGGCGCGGGACTGCTCGCGCACCTCCTCCTCAGGTTCGAACTGTTCGCGCCGCCGAGTCGGTTTCGCGGCGTCACCCCCGGTAGCGGCGACTCGGTGAGCCTCACGGGTCTGTTGGCGTTCGATCTCGGGTTCATCACGTTCATGTGGTCGCTGACGCCGTACCACGGCGATACGTTCCTGGCGACGACGTTCAGTTTCTTCCGGGTCACGCTGGAGGAGTCGGCGGGACTGGGCGACATCACGAGCGAACGGGGGGCGACGGCCGCCACCGACCCGACGCTGCTCGAACAGGCGATCCAGTACATCGACGCGGCGGTGTTCCTCCTGGTGTTCCTCGTCGCCGTCGTCGGCTGTTTCTACGTGCTCAGACGGCGCAACATCTCGCACGCCGCGGTCATGTGCG
The sequence above is drawn from the Halalkalicoccus sp. NIPERK01 genome and encodes:
- a CDS encoding LpxD N-terminal domain-containing protein — encoded protein: MRLSSTEIAAFVDGDHVGPERTVTGVDALDAAGPEEFAFCIYDDPTYVRESDAGVIVCPPGIKPIEGRTLVFAPDPKLAFVRVANEFFANRPTETRVHPTATVDDGATIGDRVVIGPHVHVADCVEVGDGCTIRGGAVLGSDGFGFAREASGRLHRQIHQGRVVIEADVEIGPNASIDRAVFDETVVERGAKISGQVHLAHQVRIGRDTTVAYGSGFAGGATVGERVTVHPHVSVATDVAIGDDAEIGMNAGVLSDVPAGTTVVGTPARPITEQ
- a CDS encoding glycosyltransferase family 2 protein, with amino-acid sequence MYNDKTIAAVIPAYNEEPFIGEVLETLPEFIDRAYVIDDRSTDDTWGEIQRKAEAVNEEGETTLDRVVPIRHAENKGVGGAIKTGYLHALDDEMEVTTVIAGDGQTEPDIVERIVRPVAEGKAEYSKGNRLLGAERRDMPLFRQVGNFTLTLITKIASGYWKIMDPQNGSTAISYEALEKVGIEEMYEDYGYCNDLLVRLNAKNMRVADVKRRAVYKDEESDIDYKTYIPKVSGLLLKDFLWRLRVKYLIRDFHPLALFYYVGAATAGVGLVSGLKSALDREGTSRGTSLVLFVLGWLFMLLAMVFDMEESEDLEVLLYD